The DNA window CTGAACTCCGGCCATCTCGACGGCGTGGCCCTCGCGGCCATCCAGGGTCTGTACGGCCTGGTGAAGGATCTCCAGGCCGAAAATGAACAGCTCAAAGGCGAGCTGGCCGCCCTCCGCGCCCGGATCTCCACCGCCGAAGACCGCGACTGACGTCAGCCATCCTTCAGGAAATCCAGCACCTCGGCCGGGTGCGTGGCGGCGTCCGCGACCTTGGGCCAGTGCTTGAGGACCTTGCCGTCGGGGCCGATGACGACCGTCGAACGGATCGTCCCCTCGACCGGCTTGCCGTACATCAGCTTCCTGCCCCACGCGCCGTAGGCCTTCATGACCGCCAGGTCCGGGTCGGAGAGCAGGGTGAAGGGCAGCTTGAAGTCCTTGATGAACCGGTCGTGCGCGGCGAGGCTGTCCCGGCTGACGCCGAGCACGACGGCGTCGCGCTTCGCGAATTCCTTTTTCAGGTCGCGAAATCCGCAGGCCTCCTTCGTGCAGCCGGGCGTGTTGTCCCTCGGGTAGAAATACAGGACCACCGTCCGCCCCGCGTAGTCCTTCAAAGCGTGCGTCTTTCCGTCCGAGCCCTTCAAGTTGAATACCGGCGCCCTCTTGCCTGCGAGTGTTTTCATGGTGTGGATCCTTTCGCGCCCACTATAGCCCGCGTCGCGCGGTTTTCCAGCAGGCGGGTCGGAACCCTACCGTGTTTTGGCGGCGCGGCGCTCCATGGCCAGGGCCCGGACCTCCGGGTCGAGTTCGTCCAGGATGCGCGCGAAGTCCGCGTCGCCCGCGGTGTCGCCGAGGATGACGGAGAGCAGGTTATCCGCCGCGCGCCGGGTCGCCAGGTCGGCGGTGAAGGGCGGGGAAAGCCAGGCGTCCAAGGTGCGGTCCGGATCGTATCCCGCCGCGGCGATCCCCCGCCGCGCCGCGCGGGACGCGGCGACGGCGTAGGGCAGCCCGGGGCTCTCGGCCTCGAGTTCCCGGGTCGCCCGGCTGCTGGCCTCCTGGAATCGCTCCAGGTCCGGCGCGGCCAGCGGCATGACGGAGGACCCGGCCGGGGCCGGCGCCATTTCGGGTGATATGACCGTTTTGCTCGACGGCGCGGCGGGTATTTCGGGTGACATGACCGATTGGCTCGATGCCGCGGCGGGGCGCGGCGCCTCCCGCCGTGCCAGGAACCACACGACCGCGGCAAGCCCGATAACCAGGATCACCAGTCCCTTGCGGGACGCTGGATGGAGCGCGGCCATGACGCGTCAGGGCAGGAAGACCCGCGAGCGGAAATGAACGGGCGTGCCGAGGTCGTTGGTGATGGTGATGCTCAAACTGCCGCCGTCGGCCTCGCCGGACCGGTTGTACCCGAGGGGCGTCCACGTCCCTTCCGCGAGGTCGCTGCAATACGAGATGTCGTAGAGGCGGCTGTTCGTCGTGGGCGCGCCGATTTCCACCGTGAACGGGCCCGCGCCGGGAGCGCCTGCGACGCCCAGCCGGGCGAAGAACGAGCCGCCGTTGGTGGGATGGGTGTCGGACCAGTACTCCTGCAGGTTGCTGAACCCGTCGGCGTCCCGGTCGTCGTCGTCGCCGGAGTTCAGCCCTGTGAGCTGGTACCGGTCGCGCCAGTCCTGCGGGATCTGGCTGGCGGTGCCCTCGCGCACGATCTGCACGACCACGCTGGTCGAGGGGCCGGACCCGGCGGCGCCGAGGCGCGTCAAACGGTTGAAGAAGAAGTCGTAGTCCGACCCCGCGCCCGCGTTGTAGTTCCAGGCCCGGAACACGGCGATGGACTGGTCCGCGGCGGTGATGAGGCTGCCGGTGTTCGTGCGCGTGGTGCTGCCGTACGGGGTGATCCGCGCGCGGAAGGTGGTCGGGCTGGTCAGCGTGAATTCCACGTCCAGCCCGGCGGACGTCCAGCCGACGTCGGTGGTCGTGCTGCTCATGCTGTAGAAGGTGTCGCCGCCGTTGAAGAAGAACTCCCACAGGGTCGTGCCGGCCGCGTTCTGCAGGGCCACCCCGGTGCCGCTGCCCGTGTTGATGAACCCGTTGTCCATCCGCACCGAGACGGTCTGGCCGACCGCCAGCGCGTTGGTCAGCAGGCGCTTGGCCTCGGACAGGTTGCCGCTGTTGGCGTACAGGCCCCACGCCGGCGCGCCGATGTTCACGGTCCCATGGTTGGCCATGAACCGCCCGTTCTCGCTCGAGTTGCCCGAGCTGGTGTAGAACTGCCACGCGCCCCAGCCGGAGCCGCCGTTGTCGGACAGGTCCCACGCGTCGTTGTACACGGCGTTCGTGCCGTCATCCGTCGCCAGCACCGCGCTGCCCGCGTTCGTGGCGGAGACGACGATCCGGTTGGTCCCGACGCCGAGCCCGATGTCGGCGAGGGACCACGAGAACCCGATGGCGCCCGTGCCGGTCGCGCCGGTCAGCTGGTTGCTCCACGCGAGGCCGGCCCAGTTGAGCGCGTTGGCCACGCCCTGCAGGGTATAGTTGGTGGTGCCCTCGGCCACCGCGATCGCGGACGGCGGATTCGTGACCAGCAGGTCCGGCGGCAGGGGCTCGTTATCGAGAATCGTGACCGTCTGCTGGCTTGGCGCGCCGAGTTCGGCCCCGACGACCCCGCTCAACGAGGCCGAGAAGGTCTCGCTGCCCTCGTAGCTGCCGTCGTCCGCGAGGACCACGTCGAAGTACTTGTTCGCCAGGTCGCCGGCCGCCCACTGGAGCGTGCCGTTCGTCGCGGTGTAGTCCGAGCCCGCGGCGGCCGTGCCGTTGGCCGTGGCGAAGGCGACGCTGACCGCGCCCGTGGCCGCGCCGGTGCGGTTCGCGTACACCCGCACGCTGCCCGCGTTTTCCGCGGCCGAGTTCGTGGCCGCGGTGAACTGTAGCGTGTCGCCGACGTCGCCGAAGCTCACCCGCAGCGCGGCGGCCGCGCCCGTGTCCGGCAGCTTGATGCCGATCCGGCCCTCGCCGGTGATCAGCCAGCCCTGGGCGCCCGCGCCGAAGTTGGCCAGTTGCGCGAGCGGCGCGCCGTTCAGGGTTACGCCGTGGACGACCGAGGTCCCGGGGTTGTAGCAGTAAACATAAAAATCGCGGGTTCCCGTGCTGTACGTGCCCTGCTTGGCCTCGATGGTGAAGTCCCACGCCGCGGCCGTGCGCGCGCTGACCATCCGGCGCCGGCTGTACTCGCCGCCCAGGTAGTCCCACGTCTCGCCGTCGTCCTCGTGCAGCGTGAACTCGCTCGTGCCGCTGGGCCAGCAGTTGATGTCCATCCAGCCGGGCTGGCTCTGGTTGGCGTACTGCATGGACGCGCTCATGGGAATGATGGCGCCGGACCGGACAAACAGGGGCGCCTTGCCCAGCGGGGCGCTGACGGTGACCGTCTGGCCGCCGGCGTACTTGTCCCCGGACGGCGAGCTGTTGGGCGAGCCGGACGGCCAGTAGTACCACTCCAGGCCCGGCGCGTAGGGCAGGTAGACCGTGCGGGTGGACGCGCCCTCGTTGTAGATCGGCGCCGACAGGATGAAGTCGCCGACCAGGAACTCGTAATCGCTCAAGCCGTACGTGTTGGCGTCGGCGGAGTAATCGAACACGGGCGGAACGTTCATCGGCTCGCCGGTCTGGGTGGACTCGTAGGCCAGGGTGTACAGGTAGGGCATCAGCCGGTAGCGCAGCTTGATGAGGTCGCGCATCTGGCTCTTGTAGGGCTCGCTGTAGCGCCACGGCTCGCGGTCGGCCGAGTTCTCGTTGGCGTGGTTGCGGAAGAACGGCGTCAGGCAGTTGAACTCGGTGGAGCGCACCATCAGCTCGGCCGACGGCGTGCCGGAGAAGCCGCCCACGTCGTTGCCGTACCAGGCCGCGCCCGCGATCATCGCGCCCATGCCGAACCGGATCGTCGCCCGCTGGTAGAACCAGTTGGCGGCCGTGTCGCCGCTCCAGCTTACCCCGTACCGCTGCAGGCCGGCGTTGCCGGACCGGCTCAACACGAACGGCCGCTTGTTCGCATCCTTCGCCAGCATCGTGTTGTAGCTCTGCCGGGCGCAGCGCAGCCCGAAGTAGTTGCGCTCGTTGGACCACCACCGCCGCGAGTCGGTGCTCGAGGTGCCGAACTTGCCGTCCAGCCACAGCAGGCCGTTGTACGGGATCCCGTCGCCGCCCTCGGGTTCGGTCAGATCGTTCCAGATGCCGGAGAAGGCGATGCTGTTGTACCAGCTCACGATCCGGGTCTGCCACCAGGTGTTCATCGGCGTGCTGCTGTAGTCGAACCACGAGACCGCGCCGGTGTAGATGTTGCGGGTGACGGTGCTCCCGCCGTTGTCCTTGATGAAATGCATGTTGTTGTTGGCGTCCGTGTAGTGGGCCGTGTCGCCCGGCTGGAGCCACGGCTCGATCAGCGGCACCACCTTCACGCCCCGCGCGTTGCAGTAGTTGACCATGCCCGCCGGGTCGGCGTAGCGGGAGTTGAACGCGAGCTGCCGGATCTGGCCGTCGCCGATGTTGCCGTCCGCGTTCGCGTCCATGTAGTCGAGGTCGAGGTACACGGCGTCGAGCGGGATGTCCTCCACCGTGGCCTGGTTGGCGATGTACTCGACCCACGCCTGGTTGTCGTACGAGAAGCGCGAGAGGTGGTGGCCGAGGCCCCACTTCGGCAGCATGGTCGGGCGGCCGGTCAGCTCGGAGAAGCGGTCGATGACCTTGGGCATGCTGTGCGAGGCGCCGCCGCCGATGAAGAAGTAATCCATGCGCCCGTCGCCAGCCTCGAACGAGTAGCGGGTCTCGCCCGAGACATTGAACTTGAACAGCGGCCGGCAGGGGTTGTTGAAGAACACGCCGTACACGAAGGCCGGGTTGCCGCCGGCCGCCGGCTGGACGCCGTAGAAGAATGGGATGTTCATGTAGGTCGGGTTCTGGTACTCGCCCCAGTTGAACGTGCCGGTGTTCCAGCAGTCGATCTCGCGGCCGCGCCGGTTCATCGGGCCGCCGTACTCGCCCAGGCCGAAGTAGGCCTGCCCGCTCGGCATGATCTTCTGGCACTTCAGCTTCGAGGAGCCCGTGCCGCGCTGGCCGGTGTAGCTGTACCCCGCGTCGTACTCCATGAAGTCTTCCTGCAGCAGGTAGAACCCGCTCTTGTCCTTGAAGTGAATCTTGAGC is part of the Kiritimatiellia bacterium genome and encodes:
- a CDS encoding DUF4968 domain-containing protein: MTRNTRRFNLSPFAGRGRRLLLLLAATAPMTVGLSPARAATSAGNVTGLTLTTNSPSGNITASFALSGGGSVEVTPFAADVVRVDYHWVGPFETDQPMIAKPLADWTSAGATISDQGSKYVIQTSQLDIEVEKTPLKIHFKDKSGFYLLQEDFMEYDAGYSYTGQRGTGSSKLKCQKIMPSGQAYFGLGEYGGPMNRRGREIDCWNTGTFNWGEYQNPTYMNIPFFYGVQPAAGGNPAFVYGVFFNNPCRPLFKFNVSGETRYSFEAGDGRMDYFFIGGGASHSMPKVIDRFSELTGRPTMLPKWGLGHHLSRFSYDNQAWVEYIANQATVEDIPLDAVYLDLDYMDANADGNIGDGQIRQLAFNSRYADPAGMVNYCNARGVKVVPLIEPWLQPGDTAHYTDANNNMHFIKDNGGSTVTRNIYTGAVSWFDYSSTPMNTWWQTRIVSWYNSIAFSGIWNDLTEPEGGDGIPYNGLLWLDGKFGTSSTDSRRWWSNERNYFGLRCARQSYNTMLAKDANKRPFVLSRSGNAGLQRYGVSWSGDTAANWFYQRATIRFGMGAMIAGAAWYGNDVGGFSGTPSAELMVRSTEFNCLTPFFRNHANENSADREPWRYSEPYKSQMRDLIKLRYRLMPYLYTLAYESTQTGEPMNVPPVFDYSADANTYGLSDYEFLVGDFILSAPIYNEGASTRTVYLPYAPGLEWYYWPSGSPNSSPSGDKYAGGQTVTVSAPLGKAPLFVRSGAIIPMSASMQYANQSQPGWMDINCWPSGTSEFTLHEDDGETWDYLGGEYSRRRMVSARTAAAWDFTIEAKQGTYSTGTRDFYVYCYNPGTSVVHGVTLNGAPLAQLANFGAGAQGWLITGEGRIGIKLPDTGAAAALRVSFGDVGDTLQFTAATNSAAENAGSVRVYANRTGAATGAVSVAFATANGTAAAGSDYTATNGTLQWAAGDLANKYFDVVLADDGSYEGSETFSASLSGVVGAELGAPSQQTVTILDNEPLPPDLLVTNPPSAIAVAEGTTNYTLQGVANALNWAGLAWSNQLTGATGTGAIGFSWSLADIGLGVGTNRIVVSATNAGSAVLATDDGTNAVYNDAWDLSDNGGSGWGAWQFYTSSGNSSENGRFMANHGTVNIGAPAWGLYANSGNLSEAKRLLTNALAVGQTVSVRMDNGFINTGSGTGVALQNAAGTTLWEFFFNGGDTFYSMSSTTTDVGWTSAGLDVEFTLTSPTTFRARITPYGSTTRTNTGSLITAADQSIAVFRAWNYNAGAGSDYDFFFNRLTRLGAAGSGPSTSVVVQIVREGTASQIPQDWRDRYQLTGLNSGDDDDRDADGFSNLQEYWSDTHPTNGGSFFARLGVAGAPGAGPFTVEIGAPTTNSRLYDISYCSDLAEGTWTPLGYNRSGEADGGSLSITITNDLGTPVHFRSRVFLP
- a CDS encoding peroxiredoxin, which translates into the protein MKTLAGKRAPVFNLKGSDGKTHALKDYAGRTVVLYFYPRDNTPGCTKEACGFRDLKKEFAKRDAVVLGVSRDSLAAHDRFIKDFKLPFTLLSDPDLAVMKAYGAWGRKLMYGKPVEGTIRSTVVIGPDGKVLKHWPKVADAATHPAEVLDFLKDG